GGACTTTATCTAATAATTAACTATGCTGCTAACTTGCTTCCTTGGGTGAGCGTAACACGCTGCACATTTATTTATCACTACATGGGATCTTCAATTTTCGCTACTTTAGCCCTTGCCTGGATAATTGAGCAATGGTTGTACAGTCCTAAGCCCATCCTTAGAGGAACTGGTGTGACAGTAATATTTTTAGTACTGTTGGCTTTTGTATTTTGGATGCCAATTTATTTAGGTCTTCCTCTTGATCAACAAGCTTATCAAATCAGGATGTGGTTACAGTCTTGGATTTAAGTAAATCAACATAATTAAATCATAAAACCAAAGTCCTCTCCCAACAAACACTCCTTAAGGCTGGGGGTGCAATTGTCGTTTGAGGTTTAATTATGTTGACTTACTTAAAACAAAGTTATGAGTATGAGGTTTTTCGTAAATTTGTTTAATTAGGAGTTTTATAACGTTTAACTTACTTGGAAATAGCAATCAAAAAATTGTTCTTGTTAAACAGGCAGATGAGACACCGCCCCTAAAAAATTAGATTTTTTTAAACAAAACACGATAGACAGGTTCCCCACGCTCAAGGGTGTATATTTCCCTTTCGGTAGGAACTGGCATAGGGTTAGTTGCTAACCACGCATCATTACCATGTTTTTGAAAAGCAGGATGAGAATCAAAGCGATGGCGCATTTCCACCGCCACTTCCTCAACATCTGACTGGAGAAACACTTCACCTTCAGAAGCCAGATAAGTTGCAAGAGTTTCTATCAGTTCTAATTGCACAACTCGTCTTTTAGTGTGTCGATTCTTGAACCAAGGGTCAGGAAACTGAATACTTACACGCTGCAACGTCCCCCTTGGGAATGATTTTAGTAAACCAGATAATGAGTTGTTGATATTGCAAAACAAATAATGCAAATTCCTTAATCGTAATTGCTCCCGCTGGGCATTTGCCTCTTTTACCAAAGGTTCTCGAATTTCCACCCCCAGAAAATTCCAATCTGGTTGTAAATCAGCCATTTTCATGAGAAAATTTCCTCTAGCGCAACCAATATCCAAATGTAGCGGCATTAAAGCAGCATAAACTTTCTCCCACTCTGGAGGAGTAATGGGTGCTTGATACTTTTGACTGAGAGGATTAACGTGTTGGCGTACACGAACCTTGGCCAAACTTTGACACTCCTTTTATTACAAAATGCTATCCAACAAAAGTTTTGCTCAGGTCTGAGCGTTAAATCCAAAAACCTCTTTACTATAAGCTAGTAA
This DNA window, taken from Oculatellaceae cyanobacterium, encodes the following:
- the trmB gene encoding tRNA (guanosine(46)-N7)-methyltransferase TrmB — protein: MAKVRVRQHVNPLSQKYQAPITPPEWEKVYAALMPLHLDIGCARGNFLMKMADLQPDWNFLGVEIREPLVKEANAQREQLRLRNLHYLFCNINNSLSGLLKSFPRGTLQRVSIQFPDPWFKNRHTKRRVVQLELIETLATYLASEGEVFLQSDVEEVAVEMRHRFDSHPAFQKHGNDAWLATNPMPVPTEREIYTLERGEPVYRVLFKKI